One Gemmatimonadota bacterium genomic region harbors:
- a CDS encoding FMN-binding glutamate synthase family protein has translation MWILLTVVGVLLVVAIHDMTQTRHAIRRNFPIIGHFRYWLEAVGPELRQYIVTSNTEERPFSRAQRRWVYASAKGQNNYFGFGTDERVEDDPNFLIIKHAALGDPDADALAAHDGPGAHHYWIPAAKVLGGPRGRARAFRPDSAVYVSGMSFGALSARAVEAINRGSALAGCLHNTGEGGVGPHHDHGADLIWQLGTGYFGARDELGRFSEARLLERMDEHRVRAIEIKLSQGAKPGLGGVLPAAKVSEEIARIRGVPAGQDCVSPARHSAFKDADSMLDFVERIAERTGVPVGIKAAVGDLVFWRELADLMARGDRGVDFITVDGGEGGTGAAPLVFADHVALPFKLGFSRVYRTFVEAGVADRVTWVGSGKLGFPETALLGFALGCDMIAVAREAMLSIGCIQAQRCHTGHCPAGVATQSAWLMRGLDPTDKAARLANYIVTLRKELLWLSRTCGVAHPGLVTGDHLELLDGHFGAKTVDTVFGYERGWGLPAPDDRTRLLGLLRGGDPAGERGYLGHEGDAARRSA, from the coding sequence ATGTGGATCCTGCTCACGGTCGTCGGCGTGCTGCTGGTCGTGGCGATCCACGACATGACGCAGACGCGCCATGCGATCCGCCGCAACTTCCCCATCATCGGGCATTTCCGATACTGGTTGGAGGCGGTGGGGCCGGAGCTGCGGCAGTACATCGTCACCTCCAACACGGAGGAGCGTCCGTTCTCGCGGGCGCAGCGCCGCTGGGTGTACGCATCGGCCAAGGGCCAGAACAACTACTTCGGCTTCGGCACGGACGAGCGGGTCGAGGACGATCCCAACTTCCTGATCATCAAGCACGCCGCGCTCGGCGATCCCGACGCGGACGCCCTGGCGGCGCACGACGGCCCGGGTGCGCACCACTACTGGATCCCGGCCGCCAAGGTGCTGGGGGGTCCGCGGGGACGCGCCCGCGCCTTCCGCCCCGACTCGGCCGTGTACGTGTCGGGGATGAGCTTCGGGGCGCTCTCGGCACGGGCCGTCGAGGCCATCAATCGCGGCTCGGCGTTGGCGGGTTGCCTGCACAACACCGGGGAAGGCGGTGTGGGCCCGCACCACGACCACGGTGCCGACCTCATCTGGCAGCTCGGCACGGGCTACTTCGGCGCACGCGACGAGCTGGGCCGCTTCAGCGAGGCACGCCTCCTCGAGCGCATGGACGAGCATCGGGTGCGCGCCATCGAAATCAAGCTGAGCCAGGGCGCAAAGCCCGGCCTGGGCGGCGTGCTGCCGGCCGCCAAGGTGTCCGAGGAGATCGCCCGCATCCGGGGGGTGCCCGCTGGCCAGGACTGTGTGAGCCCGGCGCGCCACTCGGCGTTCAAGGACGCCGACTCCATGTTGGACTTCGTGGAGCGGATCGCGGAGCGGACCGGTGTGCCCGTGGGCATCAAGGCCGCGGTCGGAGACCTCGTGTTCTGGCGTGAGCTGGCGGACCTCATGGCGCGGGGAGACCGCGGGGTGGACTTCATCACCGTCGACGGCGGTGAGGGCGGCACCGGCGCGGCGCCGCTGGTCTTCGCGGACCACGTGGCGCTGCCGTTCAAGCTCGGCTTCTCGCGCGTGTATCGCACCTTCGTCGAAGCCGGAGTGGCGGACCGGGTGACCTGGGTGGGCTCGGGCAAGCTCGGCTTCCCCGAGACCGCGCTGCTGGGCTTCGCGCTCGGATGCGACATGATCGCCGTGGCGCGCGAAGCCATGCTCTCGATCGGGTGCATCCAGGCGCAACGCTGCCACACGGGGCACTGTCCCGCGGGGGTGGCCACGCAGAGCGCGTGGCTCATGCGCGGGCTCGATCCGACGGACAAGGCGGCGCGGCTCGCCAACTACATCGTGACGTTGCGCAAGGAGCTGCTGTGGCTCAGCCGCACGTGTGGCGTAGCCCATCCCGGCCTGGTGACCGGCGATCACCTCGAGCTGCTCGACGGCCACTTCGGTGCGAAGACGGTCGATACCGTGTTCGGCTACGAGCGGGGCTGGGGGCTACCGGCGCCGGACGACCGCACCCGGCTGCTCGGGCTGCTGCGCGGCGGAGACCCCGCGGGCGAACGCGGCTACCTGGGCCACGAAGGCGACGCGGCCCGCCGCAGCGCCTGA
- a CDS encoding DUF1552 domain-containing protein — protein sequence MNILTGKSLPRRTFLKGAGATLALPLLDAMTPAGLHARGRAAAPTRFICIEEVHGVAGCNEWGATQHLFAPETVGRDYTLSPQNVLKGLEPWRESMTIISNTDVRMAEAFDAEEVGGDHFRSSAVFLTQSHPKQTQGSDIFCGTSIDQLHAQRFGQETVLPSLQLCIESTDKGGGCDYNYSCSYTDSISWASPTTPLPMIRSPRTAFDLLFGAGGSAEERALRRRTHRSILDWVAGEISDMKRDLGAEDRRRVDQYLESVREIERRIQRVESQNTSGEPRELPDAPPGVPDSFTEHMRLMFDLQVLAFQTDVTRTVSFKTGRDASNRTFPESGSDKAFHPASHHGGKEKSILEFNTICQFRVGQLAYFLERLQATTDGESSLLDQSLVLWGSPMGDANVHNHRRCPLVVFGGANGEHRGGMHIQAPDGTPMANVFVSLLHRLGHDDLPAFGDSTAEFSWSV from the coding sequence ATGAACATCCTCACCGGGAAGAGCCTTCCCCGGCGTACGTTCCTCAAGGGTGCCGGAGCCACGCTGGCCCTGCCCCTGCTCGACGCCATGACGCCGGCCGGGCTGCACGCCCGCGGGCGTGCGGCCGCGCCCACCCGCTTCATCTGCATCGAAGAGGTGCACGGTGTAGCCGGCTGCAACGAATGGGGCGCCACCCAGCACCTGTTCGCGCCGGAGACCGTGGGCCGGGACTACACGCTGTCGCCCCAGAACGTCCTGAAGGGGCTGGAGCCGTGGCGCGAGTCCATGACCATCATCAGCAACACCGACGTGCGCATGGCGGAGGCGTTCGACGCCGAGGAGGTGGGAGGAGACCACTTCCGCTCCAGCGCGGTGTTCCTGACGCAGTCCCATCCCAAGCAGACGCAGGGCTCCGACATCTTCTGCGGGACGTCCATCGATCAGCTGCACGCCCAGCGCTTCGGCCAGGAGACGGTGCTGCCCTCCCTCCAGCTCTGCATCGAGAGCACGGACAAGGGCGGGGGCTGCGACTACAACTACTCCTGCTCGTACACGGATTCGATCAGCTGGGCGTCGCCGACCACGCCGCTACCCATGATCCGGAGCCCCCGGACCGCCTTCGACCTGCTGTTCGGAGCCGGAGGCTCGGCCGAGGAGCGCGCGCTCCGGCGGCGCACGCACCGGAGCATCCTGGACTGGGTGGCCGGGGAGATCTCCGACATGAAGCGTGACCTCGGCGCCGAGGATCGCCGCCGCGTGGATCAGTACCTGGAGAGCGTGCGCGAGATCGAACGGCGCATCCAGAGGGTCGAGAGCCAGAACACGAGCGGAGAGCCGCGTGAGCTGCCGGACGCGCCTCCGGGCGTGCCGGATTCGTTCACCGAGCACATGCGCTTGATGTTCGATCTGCAGGTGCTCGCCTTCCAGACGGACGTGACGCGCACCGTGTCCTTCAAGACCGGGCGCGACGCCTCCAACCGGACGTTTCCGGAGAGCGGCTCCGACAAGGCCTTCCATCCCGCCTCCCACCACGGCGGGAAGGAGAAGAGCATCCTCGAGTTCAACACCATCTGCCAGTTCCGGGTGGGCCAGCTCGCCTATTTCCTGGAGCGGCTGCAGGCCACCACGGACGGGGAGTCCAGTTTGCTGGACCAGTCCCTGGTGCTTTGGGGATCGCCCATGGGCGACGCGAACGTGCACAACCACCGCCGCTGTCCCCTCGTGGTCTTCGGCGGGGCCAACGGCGAGCACCGCGGCGGGATGCACATCCAGGCGCCGGACGGCACGCCCATGGCCAACGTCTTCGTCTCGCTCCTGCACCGCCTGGGGCACGACGACCTGCCCGCCTTCGGCGACAGCACCGCCGAGTTCTCCTGGAGCGTCTGA
- a CDS encoding DUF1592 domain-containing protein, with protein sequence MKGLATAVLTGGVLLAATRGSVPVPPPAWAGPAHAAEPERLLGPEDSDDLVERYCQRCHNERRRSGNLTLADFEVGRADVQYETAERMIRKLRAGMMPPQGADRPGADSLQALAATLEQVVDAAAAARLAPGTRPFQRLNRAEYARLVGELLDITVDPGEWLPADPISEGFDNIADAQTISPTLMDAYLTAASEVARRALGQENAPPTTVTYANPPLVSQHEWERVEGAPFGTRGGLSVLHAFPADGQYTVSLGFMSGWGERFHDIDISVDGERVALLRYGGDIDFQGRKQFPIETEPLFLRSGEHRLTAAFVRRMDGPYEDLIRPNDWSLTGTEASYGTTSLPHIVSMTVEGPFDPVGVSETPSRQRVFSCRPTEPAEEEPCATSIVRRLASAAYGREATADDVDDLMRFYALGAEDGGFEAGVRTALEALLVSPHFLFRVERQPRDAAPGAIYPLSGPDLAARLSFFLWGTQPDGPLQELARSGRLTDPAVLEAEARRMLADPRSSALSTRFASLWLRLQDLDKVQPDAFWFPNYSRQLGDAMREETLRFFDHLVRTDRSLLELYSADYTFLNERLARHYGVPGVVGDEFRLVQMPARERPGVLGHGSVLVQTSLGNRTSPVLRGKWIMEVLLGAPPPPPPPGVPDLEETKDSEAGEILSTRQRMELHRANPSCSSCHSVIDPIGLALDNFDVTGRARIRENGAPVDTRGTFYDGTEIASAGDLSDALLSRPIPLARNFTENLMAYAIGRRVEAPDQPAVRAIAAEAARQDYRMSSFILGIVTSDAFRMKQASGPVATTDERPR encoded by the coding sequence ATGAAAGGTCTGGCGACCGCCGTCCTGACGGGCGGCGTCCTGCTGGCGGCGACACGGGGCAGCGTTCCCGTGCCCCCGCCCGCCTGGGCCGGGCCGGCGCACGCCGCGGAGCCGGAGCGCCTGCTCGGTCCGGAAGACTCCGACGACCTGGTGGAGCGGTATTGCCAGCGCTGCCACAACGAGCGGCGCCGGAGCGGCAACCTCACCCTGGCCGACTTCGAGGTCGGCCGGGCCGACGTCCAGTACGAGACGGCGGAGCGCATGATCCGGAAGCTGCGCGCCGGCATGATGCCTCCGCAGGGCGCCGATCGCCCGGGTGCGGACTCGCTCCAGGCGCTCGCGGCCACGCTGGAGCAGGTCGTCGACGCCGCGGCCGCCGCACGCCTCGCCCCCGGCACCCGCCCCTTCCAGCGCCTCAACCGCGCCGAGTACGCACGCCTCGTGGGCGAGCTGCTGGACATCACCGTGGATCCCGGCGAATGGCTTCCCGCCGATCCGATCAGCGAGGGCTTCGACAACATCGCCGACGCCCAGACCATCTCGCCCACCCTCATGGACGCCTACCTGACGGCGGCGTCCGAGGTGGCGCGTCGCGCGCTCGGCCAGGAGAACGCCCCGCCGACCACGGTGACGTATGCGAACCCACCGTTGGTCTCCCAGCACGAATGGGAGCGCGTCGAGGGCGCTCCGTTCGGCACCCGCGGCGGCCTCAGCGTGCTGCACGCCTTCCCGGCGGACGGGCAGTACACGGTCTCGCTGGGGTTCATGTCGGGATGGGGAGAGCGCTTCCACGACATCGACATCTCCGTGGACGGGGAGCGCGTGGCGCTCCTGCGCTATGGCGGCGACATCGACTTCCAGGGCCGCAAGCAGTTCCCCATCGAGACGGAGCCGCTCTTCCTGCGCTCCGGCGAGCATCGGCTGACCGCCGCCTTCGTGCGGCGCATGGACGGTCCCTACGAGGACCTGATCCGGCCCAACGACTGGTCGCTGACCGGCACCGAGGCGAGCTACGGCACCACCTCGCTCCCGCACATCGTCAGTATGACGGTGGAGGGTCCGTTCGACCCCGTCGGGGTGTCCGAGACGCCGTCACGGCAACGCGTGTTCTCCTGTCGGCCCACGGAGCCGGCGGAGGAGGAACCGTGTGCGACCTCCATCGTGCGGCGGCTGGCGAGCGCGGCCTACGGTCGGGAAGCGACCGCCGACGACGTGGACGACCTGATGCGCTTCTACGCGCTCGGGGCCGAGGACGGGGGCTTCGAGGCGGGCGTCCGGACCGCGCTCGAGGCGCTCCTGGTCAGCCCGCACTTCCTGTTCCGGGTGGAGCGCCAGCCCCGCGACGCGGCGCCGGGCGCGATCTATCCGCTGTCCGGCCCCGATCTGGCTGCGCGCCTGTCCTTCTTCCTGTGGGGCACGCAGCCGGACGGCCCCTTGCAGGAGCTCGCGCGCTCGGGTCGGCTGACGGATCCGGCGGTGCTCGAGGCGGAGGCGCGCCGGATGCTGGCCGACCCGCGCTCCAGCGCGCTGTCGACCCGCTTCGCCTCCCTGTGGCTGCGGCTGCAGGACCTCGACAAGGTGCAGCCGGACGCCTTCTGGTTCCCGAACTACAGCCGTCAGCTCGGCGACGCGATGCGCGAGGAGACGCTGCGCTTCTTCGACCATCTGGTGCGGACGGACCGCAGCCTCCTGGAGCTGTACAGTGCCGACTACACGTTCCTGAACGAGCGTCTCGCGCGGCACTACGGTGTGCCCGGCGTCGTGGGCGACGAGTTCCGCCTGGTGCAGATGCCGGCTCGCGAGCGACCCGGCGTGCTGGGTCACGGCAGCGTGCTGGTGCAGACGTCGCTGGGGAACCGCACGTCCCCGGTGCTCCGTGGGAAGTGGATCATGGAGGTCCTGCTGGGTGCTCCGCCGCCGCCTCCGCCGCCCGGCGTGCCGGACCTCGAGGAGACGAAAGACAGCGAGGCGGGAGAGATCCTGAGCACGCGTCAGCGCATGGAGCTGCACCGCGCCAATCCCTCGTGCTCGTCCTGCCACTCGGTGATCGACCCCATCGGGCTCGCGCTGGACAACTTCGACGTCACCGGCCGGGCGCGGATCCGCGAGAACGGCGCGCCGGTCGACACCCGTGGCACGTTCTACGATGGTACGGAGATCGCCAGCGCCGGGGACCTCTCCGACGCGCTGCTGTCCCGGCCCATCCCCCTGGCCCGCAACTTCACCGAGAACCTGATGGCGTACGCGATCGGGCGCAGGGTGGAGGCGCCGGATCAGCCCGCCGTGCGCGCCATCGCCGCCGAGGCCGCGCGCCAGGACTACCGGATGTCGTCCTTCATCCTCGGGATCGTCACCAGTGACGCGTTCCGGATGAAGCAGGCGTCGGGGCCCGTCGCCACCACCGACGAGCGGCCGCGCTGA
- a CDS encoding membrane dipeptidase: MVNRRDFLVRSAVLAGTASFRPWPDALAAAQALPSLEGTLVINALGGISNPNLRTVGDTAAGLGPDPEASARALDPRALRDAVASGTTALNVTLGYVSGPMEPFEYTVEQIGVWEAIVRRHPELRKVWTADDITAAQREGRVGIIFGFQNAAMVGERVERVDLFADLGVRIVQLTYNPRNQIGDGSMEVGNRGLTDFGREVLARLHTNRLLVDLSHSGERTCLDAIAASPGPIAITHTGCRALTDLPRNKTDEELRRLADKGGVAGIYFMPFLHPDGQARAEDVVRHIEHAVDVCGEDHVGIGTDGGTTQVDDMEAYRAVIREEIRQRAAAGIGATGESADVVPMIPDLQGPDQFRKLAALLRGRGHPWSRIEKILGGNFNRLFREVWPTV, from the coding sequence ATGGTGAACCGCCGCGATTTCCTGGTCCGCTCCGCCGTCCTGGCGGGGACGGCCTCCTTCCGTCCCTGGCCCGACGCGCTGGCCGCCGCCCAGGCCCTGCCTTCGCTCGAGGGCACGCTCGTCATCAACGCGCTGGGCGGCATCTCCAACCCCAACCTGCGCACGGTCGGGGACACCGCCGCCGGGCTCGGGCCCGATCCCGAAGCGTCGGCCCGGGCGCTCGACCCCCGCGCCCTGCGCGACGCGGTCGCCTCGGGCACCACGGCCCTGAACGTCACCCTGGGCTACGTCTCGGGTCCGATGGAGCCGTTCGAGTACACCGTGGAGCAGATCGGCGTGTGGGAGGCCATCGTGCGCCGGCACCCGGAGCTACGGAAGGTCTGGACGGCCGACGACATCACCGCCGCACAGCGGGAAGGGCGGGTGGGGATCATCTTCGGATTCCAGAACGCCGCCATGGTGGGCGAGCGGGTGGAGCGCGTCGATCTGTTCGCGGACCTGGGGGTGCGCATCGTCCAGCTGACCTACAACCCGCGCAACCAGATCGGAGACGGCTCCATGGAGGTGGGCAACCGTGGCTTGACCGACTTCGGGCGCGAGGTGCTCGCCCGGCTGCACACGAACCGCCTCCTCGTGGACCTGAGCCATTCCGGCGAGCGCACCTGCCTGGACGCCATCGCCGCGTCCCCCGGCCCGATCGCGATCACCCACACGGGCTGCCGGGCGCTGACCGACCTGCCCCGCAACAAGACGGACGAGGAGCTGCGCCGGCTGGCGGACAAGGGCGGAGTGGCCGGCATCTACTTCATGCCGTTCCTGCACCCCGACGGACAGGCCCGCGCCGAAGACGTGGTGCGCCACATCGAGCACGCCGTCGACGTCTGCGGCGAGGACCACGTGGGCATCGGCACGGACGGCGGGACCACGCAGGTGGACGACATGGAGGCGTATCGCGCCGTGATCCGCGAGGAGATCCGGCAGCGCGCGGCCGCCGGCATCGGTGCGACGGGCGAATCGGCGGACGTGGTCCCCATGATCCCCGACCTGCAGGGCCCGGATCAGTTCCGGAAGCTGGCGGCGCTGCTGCGCGGGCGCGGCCATCCCTGGAGCCGGATCGAGAAGATCCTGGGCGGTAATTTCAATCGTCTGTTCCGCGAGGTGTGGCCCACCGTGTGA